The following are encoded together in the Chaetodon trifascialis isolate fChaTrf1 chromosome 3, fChaTrf1.hap1, whole genome shotgun sequence genome:
- the sec61a1a gene encoding protein transport protein Sec61 subunit alpha-like 1, whose amino-acid sequence MAIKFLEVIKPFCAVLPEIQKPERKIQFREKVLWTAITLFIFLVCCQIPLFGIMSSDSADPFYWMRVILASNRGTLMELGISPIVTSGLIMQLLAGAKIIEVGDTPKDRALFNGAQKLFGMIITIGQAIVYVMTGMYGDPSEMGAGICLLIIIQLFVAGMIVLLLDELLQKGYGLGSGISLFIATNICETIVWKAFSPTTVNTGRGTEFEGAIIALFHLLATRTDKVRALREAFYRQNLPNLMNLIATVFVFAVVIYFQGFRVDLPIKSARYRGQYNTYPIKLFYTSNIPIILQSALVSNLYVISQMLSTRFSGNFLVNLLGTWSDTSSGGPARAYPVGGLCYYLSPPESFGSVLDDPVHALIYIVFMLGSCAFFSKTWIEVSGSSAKDVAKQLKEQQMVMRGHRETSMVHELNRYIPTAAAFGGLCIGGLSVMADFLGAIGSGTGILLAVTIIYQYFEIFVKEQSEVGSMGALLF is encoded by the exons atCCCCCTCTTTGGCATCATGTCCTCAGACTCTGCAGATCCGTTCTACTGGATGAGAGTGATTCTGGCCTCAAACAGAG GTACCTTGATGGAGCTGGGTATCTCGCCTATTGTCACCTCAGGCTTGATAATGCAGCTGCTTGCTGGAGCTAAGATCATTGAAGTCGGAGACACACCAAAGGACAGAGCCCTTTTCAATGGAGCCCAGAAAT tgtttggaATGATCATCACCATTGGCCAGGCCATTGTGTATGTGATGACCGGCATGTATGGAGATCCCTCAGAGATGGGTGCAGGAATCTGTCTGCTCATCATCATTCAG CTGTTTGTGGCTGGCAtgattgtgctgctgctggatgagctGCTCCAGAAGGGCTATGGTCTTGGTTCAGGGATCTCGCTGTTCATAGCCACCAACATCTGTGAGACGATTGTCTGGAAGGCCTTCAGCCCAACCACTGTGAACACCGGAAGAG GCACAGAGTTTGAGGGAGCCATAATTGCGCTTTTCCACCTGCTGGCCACTCGCACAGACAAAGTGCGCGCTTTGAGAGAGGCCTTCTACAGACAGAACCTGCCCAACCTCATGAACCTCATCGCTACAGTATTTGTCTTTGCTGTAGTGATATACTTTCAG GGATTCAGGGTTGATCTGCCAATCAAGTCAGCTCGTTACCGTGGCCAGTACAACACCTACCCCATCAAGCTCTTCTACACCTCCAACATCCCCATCATCCTGCAGTCTGCCTTGGTCTCCAACTTGTATGTTATCTCCCAGATGCTTTCCACGCGCTTCAGCGGCAATTTTCTGGTTAATCTGCTCGGTACTTGGTCT GACACATCATCAGGTGGTCCAGCCCGTGCCTACCCTGTAGGTGGACTCTGTTACTACCTCTCTCCCCCCGAGTCATTTGGCTCTGTTCTGGACGACCCAGTCCATGCGCTCATCTACATTGTCTTTATGCTGGGGTCATGTGCCTTTTTCTCTAAAACCTGGATCGAAGTCTCAGGTTCTTCTGCGAAAGAT GTGGCGAAAcagctgaaggagcagcagaTGGTGATGAGGGGACACAGAGAAACCTCAATGGTCCATGAGCTGAACAG GTATATtcccacagctgctgccttcGGTGGACTGTGTATCGGTGGTCTATCAGTAATGGCTGACTTCCTCGGAGCCATTGGCTCCGGCACCGGTATCCTGCTGGCCGTCACCATCATCTATCAGTACTTTGAGATCTTTGTGAAAGAACAGAGCGAAGTCGGCAGCATGGGGGCCCTGCTCTTCTAG
- the LOC139328937 gene encoding mitochondrial intermembrane space import and assembly protein 40-like produces MSSVRQEGKDQIIFVTKEDHETPSSAELVEEDPEDPYEEQGLILPSGEINWNCPCLGGMASGPCGTEFKDAFSCFHYSTEEVKGSECLEQFRAMQECMQRYPELYPQEDEKAPQEQSSETVQTSQDSSASAEMSGANSTSITEQDPNTTQPTTEGAVES; encoded by the exons ATGAGCTCGGTCAGACAGGAAG GGAAAGACCAAATCATCTTTGTCACCAAAGAGGATCATGAAACACCCAGCAGTGCCGAGCTTGTAGAGGAAGATCCTGAGGACCCGTATGAAGAGCAAG GTCTTATTCTTCCCAGTGGGGAAATCAACTGGAACTGTCCCTGCTTGGGCGGGATGGCCAGTGGTCCCTGTGGAACTGAATTTAAGGACGCCTTCTCCTGTTTCCACTATAGTACGGAGGAGGTGAAGGGCTCCGAGTGCCTGGAGCAGTTCAGGGCCATGCAGGAGTGTATGCAGCGTTACCCGGAGCTCTATCCTCAAGAAGATGAGAAGGCTCCACAAGAACAGTCATCAGAAACAGTCCAGACCTCACAAGACTCATCTGCATCTGCAGAAATGTCAGGTGCAAACTCAACATCTATCACCGAGCAAGACCCTAACACCACACAACCCACCACAGAGGGTGCAGTGGAAAGCTAA